The window GGTTTTCCCGGCTATCTTCAAGCGCCTCGTCGAAATCGTTGATTTCACCGCAGCGCCCCGAGCTCTCGGCAGGATTCTCGCAGAACGGATCGATGCCAAGCAGGAAGACATCGAGATCGCGCGGGAGAGGTGCGGCGAACGGCGGGTTGGAAAAGTCGAGCGGCACGAAGGTGACTGCATTGTCATTTCTGCCACCAGGCACATCGTCGAAATCATTGGTGAAATCGATCGAGAGGACGGGCTCATCCTCATAGGCGCGCGAATAGCCGAGCGTGTAATCGAAGGTCCAATTGCCCGCTTCGGTCACACCGTTGAAGAAATAGCGCTCGCGAATTTCGACCGAGTCTTCGATCTGGCCTTCGAATGTGACTTCCGGATCGGGGAAGTCGGACGGCAGGAAACCGCCCATGCCATCGGGATCGATATCGCCATTATCGGCATCGAATTCGACGTTGGAGGTCGTCTGGGTCGTGTCATCGCGCGTGTAGCGCCCACCGAGGGTGAAGATGGTCGAGCTGCTCGCCTGCCACTGCAGCGATCCTGACAGGCTGTAATTGTCACGCTCGATCAGATTGTCTTCAAAGTTGATCTGCTCATTGGTGAAATCATTGGGATCGAGGAAGCCCTCCGGCACCAGTTCGAGCGGATCTTCTTCGGTGAAAGTGGTGCCATTGATGGTGATCGCGTTCAGCTGCTCGAGAGTGAAGCTGGCGGGATTCACATACAGCGTATCGAGATAGGTGCGGCGGAAAGCGGCGTTTACATTGACCGCGAAATTGTCCGTCAGCTGGTGTGTGTATCCGCCCGCAAAGCGGAAGCCGTAGTCATCGACAAATGTGTTGTCGGTGATCTCTGCGGAAAGGAAGCCGCCCTCGCGCCGTTCCAGCGCGCCGCGGGTGCGGATGTTGACGATACCGCCGAGGCCTTCGGAGTAGTGCTCGGGCAGCGGGGCCTTGATGACTTCAATCAGCGAGACGCCGTTAGAGGTCACAATATCGAGCGCGGTTCGGCGGAATTCGTCTGCCGTACCGGTACGAAGGCCGTCGTAGAGAACCGTATTGTAGGCAGCGTCGAGACCGCGGATCGAGATGAACTCACCATCGCCTGTGTCGTTTTCACGCTGGAAGCCGACGCCCGGAATACGCGCGAGAGCCTCTGCCACATTGGGATCGGGGAAGCGGCCGGCCTGGTCGGCGCTCAGCACGTCGATCACCGAATCCGCATCGCGCTTCACATCGATCGATTCAAGGATGGCTCCCACCTGGCCTTCCACGATGATCACATTTTCCGGGTCTGCCTGATCCTGCGGCGCGGGCGCGGGCGTCGCACCATCGGTGCTCTGCGCCGCGACGGACGCAGGCAGTGCGGCGAATGCCAGTGTGATTGCGGTTCCGGTTAAAAACGCTGCGCGCTTGCCCTGCATGATGAATCCTCTCTGCAATTTATGTTTATTCGCCTCATGACGTAGTCAGCACCTGAACACTGTCAATGTTTTTTGAACAGTCGGTTCAAAAATATCGCTTGAGTGTGTGGCCTGCATGTCACATAGGATGCACCATTGCCGATCATCGGGATCGAGGAGAACAGACTGTGGGAAGCCCTGCCGGGGTGCGATTATCCAGCGCATCACGCGATGAAAAACGGGGCCTTATCCTGAGCGAAGCGGTGCGCCTGTTCAACCAGCAGGGCTATTTCGATACGCGGCTGGAAGATGTGGCGCAGCGGCTCGACACCGCTAAGACCAGCATCAGCTATCACTTCAAATCGAAGGAAGTGCTGCTTGCCGAAGCCTATGGCGCGAACCTCGTCTTCGCCGAGCAGATCATTGCCACGGCAGCGAAGGAGAATAGCGGCCTTGACAAGGTCACCAAATGGCTGCGCCTCTACGCCGAAGCCGCTAGCGAAATAGCTCTCGGATCGCGCGCGCCGTTCGCCACGATCAGCGACTTGGCAGGCCTCTCCGATGCCGATCGAATGGCGATCACATCGCGCATGGAAGCCGTCGCGAACGAGCTTGGCACTTTCGTCGAGCAGGGCGTGGAGGATGGCAGCATTGCGGTAACATCGGTGGAAGCGACGTTGTTCTTCCTCCTCAATTCCGCGCACTGGCTGGCCACCTGGCTCGGGCAAATCCCGCCATCCACGCATGGCGAAGCGGTGGACGCGCTGGTCGATCTTATTTTGTACGGAGTGCTCAGCAATCCGGACATGCCGCACCAATCCTATCTGGGCAGCAGCGCGATGGAGAATCCGGACTTCCTGTTCGATCGGGAGGCGCGCAACAAGGTGAAAGTGGATGCATTCCTGCGCGCTGGGACGCGGCATCTGAACCGCAAGGGCTACACCAGTGTTTCGCTGAGCGATGTCGCGGCAGACCTGGGTGTGAGCCGCGGATCGTTTTATTATTACATCGATGACAAGGACACGCTGCTGCGCGGCTGCGTCGACCGGTCGCTTTCACAGATCGAGAAAGCTTTCGAGCAATATGGCAAGCGCGGCCCGGCGGGCGAGGCCCTGTTCCAAATCGCTGCGACGATTTACCAGGGCCACGTCACCGATCTCGACCCGCTTCTGCGCCTGCCGATGCTGCATGCACTCTCCACCACCGAACGCCGCGCCGCCAATGCAAGGCTCGCCCGCATCCGGGCGAATTTCGATGAGCTTGTCGCCACGGGGATGGCAGATGGCAGCGTCCGGCAGCTTGAGGCGGAAGCGATTGGCGAGATTATTCTCGGCGCCATTCACGCGGCAACCCCGCAGCGGCTGGAGTCCTTCGGTATTCGCAAGGCAACGCCCGGGCCGCACTCGGCAACCGCGACGGCTTTCTTCGAACCGCTGTTCACAGGCATTGCCGCCCGCGAATAGGGGCGCAATCAGCTGATGTCAGAGATATCGGAGAAAAGGTGGTGAGCCGTGCTGGGTTCGAACCAGCGACCTACTGATTAAAAGTCAGTTGCTCTACCGACTGAGCTAACGGCCCGACCACGGGCGCTGCAACTAGGGGCAGGTGGCGGGCGGGTCAAGCCGCTTGGTCAATTCGCTGCGGCTAATGCGCGTTTCGGCAAGCTTTCCACCGGTTTGCATTCAGTTTGCAGCAAGCCCGATCGTTGATAGGTGAACGTTCTCAATTTCTCCAGCAAGGGAATCGACATGTTTCGCCTGACACTGCCACTTGCCGCCGCTCTTCTGGCGAGCACTGCCCCTGCCACCGCGCAGGATATCGAGCCGCGCAATACTCCCGGCCTGCCCGACCACCTCTCCGCGATCGATGATGTTCTCACCGGCGGACTGCTCAATGATCCGACCGATCTCAATTGGGCGCATTACGGCCTGGGCCGCGAGCTTATAGTGGATGAGACATATCCCGGTGGCGGCGCCGCTCTGCGCATTGCCATTGGTGAAACAGCGAATGCCTATGATGGCGGGGTGAGCATCCCCCTGCTCGGCCGCATCCGTGCGCGCGACACAGTGACTATCGGGTTTTTCGCGCGGACGATCAGCAGCGAAGCATCCGACGGGCTTGGCCGCGTCAATGTCCGCTTCCAGATCGATCGCCCACCCTACGGCGGTTTTGGCGATCAGGTTGTCGAGATCGGCGCCGGATGGGACTTTTATGAAGTCACCACGACGGCAGACAGGGCCATCAGCCGTGATGGGATTGTGGCGCTACAATTCGGTCTCGAAGAACAGGTCGTCGAGATCGGTCAGGCCTTCGTGGTGAGCGGCGCGCCGTCTATCCTCGACTGACACTAGCCCCGTCGGGCCGCCAATTGGCGCAGGGTGAACCCGCTCAGCGGATCGCGCCAGTCGGGCGCGATCTCAGCCGCGGGTCCGAGAACGAAGTCTCGCTCGCGGAACAGCGGATGGGGGATGATCAGGTCGTGGGTCGCAACGATCCCCCCACTCCACAGCACAATGTCGAGGTCGAGCACCCGCGTCTGCCAGCGCTGCCCTCTGCGCTGACGACCCAGCGCCGCTTCCGCTTCATGCAGGACGGCGAGCAGGCTAAGCGGATTGAGCCGCGTCTCCAGCAACAGCGCGGCATTGGCGAAACGGCGCTGACTCGGCCCGACGGGGTCACTGTCGACGATGTGAGAGCATGCGGTGACCGTGCCCGCCGTCCCATCGAGCAGCTCCATCGCCATCGCAACGATCTCTCGCGGCCTACCGAAGAGCTGATGCCGCTGATTGCTGCCGAGTGCGATCACATAGGTGTGATCAGCCTTGGCCACACCCACCAAATCGTCTCGCAGCCTGCGCATCGCGATCAGATGTCCTCCGCAATCCGCCCGTAAAGCTGGGGGCGGCGATCGCGGAAGAAACCCCAACTCGCACGGTGCTGGCGCGCAGCGTCGAGATCGAGCGTGGCGGTCAGCACGCCGCTTTCCGCCGCGCCATATTCGGCCAGCATGTCGCCCCATTCGTCGCAGATGAAGGAGTGGCCGTAGAAGGTCGTGCCGTCACTATCGCCGCCTTCATGACCGATGCGGTTGGCGGCGACGACAGGCATGCAATTGCTCACCGCATGGCCGATCATTGCGCGGCGCCACATGCGGCTCGTGTCCATCTCCGCATCCTTCGGCTCGGAGCCGATGGCGGTGGGATAGAACAGAACCTGAGCGCCTTTCAGCGCCAGCACACGCGCGGTTTCGGGATACCACTGGTCCCAGCAGATACCGATGCCTATGCGCGCACCGAAAACATCCCACACTTTGAACCCGTCATTGCCGGGGCGGAAATAGAATTTCTCCTCATAGCCCGGCCCGTCGGGGATGTGGCTTTTGCGATAGGTGCCCATAATCTCCCCATCGGGACCGATCATCGCGAGCGTGTTGTAATAGTGATGCCCGTCGCGCTCGAAGAAGCTGGTGGGAATCGCCACGCCAAGGCTCTTCGCAAGCTTCTGCATGGCCACGACCGAGGGATGCTCCGCCGTGGGCCGTGCGAGGGCGAAGAACTCGTCCTTCTCCTCGCGGCAGAAGTAAGGGCCGGAAAATAGCTCGGGCGGCAGGATCACCTGCGCGCCCTGCTGTGCCGCTTCCTCTACCTGCGCAGAGACAGCGGCGATGTTCTCGCTCTCATCGTCGGAGCCCAGCGCAAGCTGGAGCGCTGCAACGGACAGTGTGGCCAAGGCGCGTCAGTCCCGCTTGCGGAAGAGCAGCGTCATGCGGTCGCTCTCACCCACGGCTTCGTAGCGCGCGCGGTCTTCATCGCCGTAACGCAGCGTCGGCGGGAGCGTCCACACGCCGCCTTCCCAATCCGCCGGATCGTTCGGATTGGCATTCACTTCGCTGGTGCCTGCAAGCTCGAAGCCGTGCAGCTCGAACAGACGGACAACATCGCTCTGACGCAGGTAGCCGCGCGAGCCGTTGGCGTCTTCGAAAGAAGCGTCTTCCGGCGCGCGGTGCTGGACCACGCCAACCATGCCGTCATCAGACAGCATCGTGCGCACACCACGCAGCACGGCGTCCGCGTCATTCCCGCCCAGCAGGCCGTGGAGCGAGCGGAAGATCAGCACGCGGTCGAATGTGCCGGCCGCATCTTCCGGCACGGCATCGGTTTCGAATGCGCCGATCATGGCACCTTCAGCCCATCCAGCCGATGCTGCTGCGGTCGAGAAGCGCTGCGGCCAGGTGGTGCCATCTTCGGCCGTGCCGGTCGGGCGCTGCACTGCAAAGTACTCTCCCTGCGGCGCAAGATAAGGCAGAAGAATACGCGTATACCAGCCGCCGCCTGGCCCGTATTCAGCAACCCGCATCGTCGGCTCCACTCCAAAAAACTCAAGCGTTTCGATCGGGTTGCGATACTCGTCACGCGCGCGGTCTTCAGCCCGTCGCGGGTGCAACAGGATGTCGTTCAGGTTGAGCGCATTCTCGCTCGCCTGATGGTCGCCATGCTCATGCGAACCATGGTTGTGGGCGGCAGCGGGGCTGGCGATGGCAAGCGCTGCAGCAGCGGCAAACAAAGGGGTGTAACGCATCATATTCTCCCAACGATTGTGTGGATGCGAGATGGCAGTCCATTGGCCAGATGACAAGCGCCGCCTTCGTCCCCACATAGCACGGCAAAGGAGACCATGATGAGTGAGACTGTAATCGTAGCCGGCGGATGCTTCTGGTGCACCGAGGCTGTGTTCAAGGATGTGATCGGCGTCGAAGCGGTGGAAAGCGGCTATATCGGCGGCGATGTTCCGAACCCCACCTACAAGCAGGTGTGCACCGGCAGCACCGGCCATGCCGAGGGCGTAAAAGTGACTTTCGA is drawn from Aurantiacibacter sp. MUD61 and contains these coding sequences:
- the aguB gene encoding N-carbamoylputrescine amidase — protein: MATLSVAALQLALGSDDESENIAAVSAQVEEAAQQGAQVILPPELFSGPYFCREEKDEFFALARPTAEHPSVVAMQKLAKSLGVAIPTSFFERDGHHYYNTLAMIGPDGEIMGTYRKSHIPDGPGYEEKFYFRPGNDGFKVWDVFGARIGIGICWDQWYPETARVLALKGAQVLFYPTAIGSEPKDAEMDTSRMWRRAMIGHAVSNCMPVVAANRIGHEGGDSDGTTFYGHSFICDEWGDMLAEYGAAESGVLTATLDLDAARQHRASWGFFRDRRPQLYGRIAEDI
- the folK gene encoding 2-amino-4-hydroxy-6-hydroxymethyldihydropteridine diphosphokinase; protein product: MRRLRDDLVGVAKADHTYVIALGSNQRHQLFGRPREIVAMAMELLDGTAGTVTACSHIVDSDPVGPSQRRFANAALLLETRLNPLSLLAVLHEAEAALGRQRRGQRWQTRVLDLDIVLWSGGIVATHDLIIPHPLFRERDFVLGPAAEIAPDWRDPLSGFTLRQLAARRG
- a CDS encoding TetR/AcrR family transcriptional regulator → MGSPAGVRLSSASRDEKRGLILSEAVRLFNQQGYFDTRLEDVAQRLDTAKTSISYHFKSKEVLLAEAYGANLVFAEQIIATAAKENSGLDKVTKWLRLYAEAASEIALGSRAPFATISDLAGLSDADRMAITSRMEAVANELGTFVEQGVEDGSIAVTSVEATLFFLLNSAHWLATWLGQIPPSTHGEAVDALVDLILYGVLSNPDMPHQSYLGSSAMENPDFLFDREARNKVKVDAFLRAGTRHLNRKGYTSVSLSDVAADLGVSRGSFYYYIDDKDTLLRGCVDRSLSQIEKAFEQYGKRGPAGEALFQIAATIYQGHVTDLDPLLRLPMLHALSTTERRAANARLARIRANFDELVATGMADGSVRQLEAEAIGEIILGAIHAATPQRLESFGIRKATPGPHSATATAFFEPLFTGIAARE
- a CDS encoding class I SAM-dependent methyltransferase; the encoded protein is MMRYTPLFAAAAALAIASPAAAHNHGSHEHGDHQASENALNLNDILLHPRRAEDRARDEYRNPIETLEFFGVEPTMRVAEYGPGGGWYTRILLPYLAPQGEYFAVQRPTGTAEDGTTWPQRFSTAAASAGWAEGAMIGAFETDAVPEDAAGTFDRVLIFRSLHGLLGGNDADAVLRGVRTMLSDDGMVGVVQHRAPEDASFEDANGSRGYLRQSDVVRLFELHGFELAGTSEVNANPNDPADWEGGVWTLPPTLRYGDEDRARYEAVGESDRMTLLFRKRD